One window of the Methanobrevibacter oralis genome contains the following:
- a CDS encoding 30S ribosomal protein S3ae, whose translation MAKAKARRRVRDTWKEKSWYTIKTPVNFEDKEIGETPARDSELLIGRGVEVTMRELSGDFSKQYIKLRFEIDNVAGNVANTKFTGHKTTTDYVRSMIRRGTSRIDASAIVKTKDDKKIKLHVLAVTVRRAKSSQQKYMRQVIEDLIKENAAEKTFDELIKTVVNGKLGSEIYHNAKKIYPLKRVEIIKSKVIN comes from the coding sequence ATGGCAAAAGCAAAAGCAAGGCGTAGAGTACGTGATACATGGAAAGAAAAATCTTGGTATACAATTAAAACACCAGTGAATTTTGAAGATAAAGAAATTGGAGAAACTCCAGCAAGAGATTCTGAACTTCTCATTGGAAGGGGAGTAGAGGTTACTATGAGGGAATTAAGTGGTGATTTCTCAAAACAATACATAAAACTTAGGTTTGAAATTGATAATGTAGCAGGTAATGTTGCTAATACTAAATTTACTGGTCATAAAACTACTACTGATTATGTAAGAAGTATGATTAGAAGGGGAACTTCTAGAATTGATGCATCTGCAATAGTTAAAACTAAAGATGATAAAAAAATTAAACTTCATGTGCTTGCAGTAACTGTAAGAAGAGCTAAATCTTCTCAACAAAAATACATGAGACAAGTTATTGAAGATTTAATTAAGGAAAATGCTGCTGAAAAAACTTTCGATGAATTGATTAAAACAGTTGTTAATGGTAAACTAGGTTCTGAAATTTACCATAATGCTAAAAAAATCTATCCTCTCAAAAGAGTGGAGATTATTAAAAGTAAAGTAATCAAT